The Ciconia boyciana chromosome 15, ASM3463844v1, whole genome shotgun sequence genome has a segment encoding these proteins:
- the RASAL1 gene encoding rasGAP-activating-like protein 1 — MAKTTSLHCRVVEGKDLPAKDVSGSSDPYCVVKVDNEVVARTATVWKSLNPFWGEEYTLRLPRGFRSLAVYVLDEDTIGQDDVIGKVSLSRQQISAEPRGVDSWLSLAPVDPNEEVQGEIHLELRVLEQGHPRVLRCHLIEARDLAPRDLSGTSDPFARVSCCGHTLETAVIKKTRFPRWDEVLEFELVAGEPGQAVLSVEVWDWDIVGKNDFLGRVEFPLDAICTDPPKGWFQLLPFPSTAEDRGGQLGALRLAVRLVEDRVLPPPYYQPLIQLLTEPILCPGQPPAGTALAILEEVTSGESRQDVATKLVKIFLGQGLAVPLLDYLTARELARTTDPNTLFRSNSLASKSVEQFMKVVGLPYLHEVLKPVVNRIFEEKKYVELDPGKMELSRSRRISFKGSLSEARVRESSLELLKGYLGDIVDAIVGSVEKCPLVMRMAFKQLRRRVEERFPSAQHEEVRYFSISGFLFLRFFAPAVLTPKLFSLREQHADPRTGRTLLLLAKALQSIGNLGLQLGQGKEPWMAPLHAVLLPSVTRVKAFLDSLVAVESTEAGKGPVPPALFCPSATIKEGYLHTRTAGGPALLPRFAFKKRYFWLSSEALTYSKSPEWQRCSIPVPWMRAVERVDEGTFQHPHVMQIVAQDGAGQLHTTYIQCKSGQELWQWLWAVRQASSANEAMLPTCHPGTFRAGRWTCCLQPASTAPGCSRTHSTVALGEWSDPLDPSAAAQTLYGHLRRAGARLRAAGAEGPEGSAAAEPPCPGQAGGPVGGRLQAVLRDLDIAHDAFARRDDAPGPPPSPLPAPAPAI, encoded by the exons ATGGCCAAAACCACCTCCCTGCACTGCCGggtggtggaggggaaggaCCTGCCCGCCAAGGACGT GTCCGGCTCCAGCGATCCCTACTGCGTGGTCAAGGTGGACAACGAGGTGGTGGCCAG GACGGCCACGGTGTGGAAAAGCCTGAaccctttttggggggaggaatACACCCTGCGCCTGCCCCGCGGCTTCCGCAGCCTCGCCGTCTATGTGCTGGATGAAGACACCATCGG GCAGGATGACGTTATCGGCAAGGTCTCGCTCAGCCGCCAGCAGATCTCGGCCGAGCCGCGGG GTGTTGACAGCTGGCTCAGCCTGGCGCCCGTGGACCCCAACGAGGAGGTGCAGGGCGAGATCCACCTGGAGCTGCGGGTCCTCGAGCAGGGCCACCCGCGGGTGCTGCGCTGCCACCTGATCGAGGCCAG GGACCTGGCTCCCCGGGACCTCTCGGGCACCTCGGACCCCTTCGCCCGGGTGTCGTGCTGCGGGCACACGTTGGAGACAGCC GTGATTAAGAAAACTCGTTTCCCGCGCTGGGACGAGGTGCTGGAGTTCGAGCTGGTGGCAGGCGAGCCGGGACAGGCCGTGCTGAGCGTGGAGGTGTGGGACTGGGACATCGTGGGCAAGAATGACTTCTTGGGACGG GTCGAGTTCCCCCTGGACGCCATCTGCACCGACCCCCCCAAGGGCTGGTTccagctcctgcccttccccagcaccgcTGAGGACCGTGG GGGACAGCTGGGCGCCCTGCGGCTGGCGGTGCGGCTGGTGGAGGACAGGGTCCTGCCCCCCCCCTACTACCAGCCCCTCATCCAGCTCCTCACCGAGCCCATCCTCTGCCCAGGCcag ccccccgccGGCACGGCCCTGGCCATCCTGGAGGAGGTGACCTCGGGGGAGAGCCGGCAGGACGTGGCCACCAAGCTGGTGAAGATCTTcttggggcaggggctggccgTGCCCCTCCTGGACTATCTCACTGCCCGCGAGCTGGCCAGGACCA CGGACCCCAACACCCTCTTCCGCTCCAACTCGCTGGCCTCCAAGTCCGTCGAGCAGTTCATGAAG GTGGTGGGGCTGCCCTACCTGCATGAGGTCCTGAAGCCCGTGGTGAACCGCATCTTCGAGGAGAAGAAGTACGTGGAGCTGGACCCTGGCAAGATGGAGCTGAGCCGCAGCAG GAGGATCTCCTTCAAGGGGTCCCTGTCGGAGGCGCGGGTGCGGGAGAGCAGTCTGGAGCTGCTGAAGGGCTACCTGGGGGACATCGTCGACGCCATCGTGGGCTCGGTGGAGAAGTGTCCCCTTGTCATGAGGATGGCCTTCAAGCAGCTCCGCAGGCGGGTGGAGGAGCGGTTCCCCTCGGCGCAGCACGAG GAGGTGCGATACTTCTCCATCAGCGGGTTTCTCTTCCTTCGTTTCTTTGCCCCCGCCGTCCTCACCCCGAAGCTCTTCAGCCTCCGGGAGCAGCACGCTGACCCCCGCACCGGCCGCACGCTCCTGCTGCTCGCCAAG GCACTGCAGAGCATCGGCAacctggggctgcagctggggcagggcaagGAGCCGTGGATGGCCCCGCTGCACGCCGTCCTGCTGCCCAGCGTCACCCGTGTCAAAGCCTTCCTGGACAGCCTGGTGGCTGTGGAGAGCACCGAGG CGGGCAAGGGGCCGGTGCCCCCGGCACTTTTCTGCCCTTCGGCCACCATCAAGGAGGGGTACCTGCACACCCGCACGGCGGGGGGGCCCGCCCTGCTGCCCCGCTTCGCCTTCAAGAAGAGGTACTTCTGGCTCAGCAGCGAGGCCCTGACCTACTCCAAGTCCCCCGAGTGGCAG CGCTGCTCCATCCCCGTGCCGTGGATGCGGGCGGTGGAGCGGGTGGACGAGGGCACCTTCCAGCACCCCCACGTCATGCAGATCGTGGCGCAGGATGGCGCCGGGCAGCTCCACACCACCTACATCCAGTGCAAg agCGGCCAGGAGCTGTGGCAGTGGCTCTGGGCCGTGCGGCAGGCCAGCAGCGCCAACGAGGCCATGCTGCCCACCTGCCACCCCGGCACCTTCCGTGCGGGCCGCTggacctgctgcctgcagcctgccagcacCG CGCCCGGCTGCAGCCGGACCCACAGCACCGTGGCGCTGGGCGAGTGGAGCGACCCCCTGGACCCTTCGGCAGCGGCGCAGACCCTCTACGGGCACctccggcgggcgggggcccgGCTGCG GGCGGCGGGAGCCGAGGGTCCCGAGGGCAGCGCGGCGGCCGAGCccccctgcccggggcaggCAG GCGGGCCGGTCGGGGGGCGGCTGCAGGCGGTGCTGCGGGACCTGGACATCGCCCACGACGCCTTCGCCCGCCGGGACGacgccccggggccgcccccgagccccctcccggccccggcgcccgccATTTGA